The following proteins are encoded in a genomic region of Lytechinus variegatus isolate NC3 chromosome 7, Lvar_3.0, whole genome shotgun sequence:
- the LOC121418558 gene encoding suppressor of cytokine signaling 5-like yields the protein MASASSASILFALSKRRSTSSPQLHCEATDFSSLTGIPNATSTSASSWSDGNGITVNTVDRKSVKINNITQASVHWLEPKQRAVLQDVVDPVVKPKKSAFVQMRGGSSDRESSCRPGERQLRPDSELLCCNETIHYLQGSDSESETSPGGSPRRKSHTGIKQKYQSKKLKRFSKAASQIFSKLKLESKSIRGKDRRKHTDKSDDDSDDEDVLPISRRRSRSLTSRVMKRFGHKDEDVTHESSDSPKADATTVKSTSMSSDEKEKQKIKHKKQATKRSSSSSRHRKSRQSPLVNFAKFDPEKYPIECTEEIERAVREREIEEGISVAAIDSHVPISPGAVVPASDILARLQRTTVPDTCMTVTTLPEAGEASSSSYQVVDAPTHTTEDIYDLYGSLTPSGTFIPRTVHTQIDYMHCLVPDQWNIMKSPYYWGKIDRYEADMLLDNKPEGTFLLRDSAQEEFLFSVSFCRYGRTLHARIEQWNHKFSFDAHDPGVYSSDTICSLLEHYKDPNYCMFFEPMLTNPLPRANPSSLMELSRARVCQHVSYDTISYLKLPNSLKEFLREYHYKQRVRIRRVEVDMPQIPEAKQSIVTNTCISR from the coding sequence atGGCATCTGCTTCATCAGCATCAATTCTTTTTGCTCTCTCCAAAAGACGGTCAACTTCTTCTCCACAATTACATTGTGAAGCTACAGACTTTTCATCACTGACTGGAATTCCAAATGCAACAAGCACTTCTGCATCTTCTTGGTCAGATGGTAATGGGATCACTGTCAATACAGTAGACAGGAAAAGCGTGAAGATAAATAACATCACACAGGCATCTGTGCATTGGCTAGAGCCAAAGCAAAGGGCAGTTCTCCAAGATGTTGTAGACCCAGTGGTGAAACCCAAGAAGTCTGCATTTGTTCAGATGAGAGGAGGTAGCAGTGACAGAGAAAGTTCATGTCGACCTGGTGAAAGACAGCTCAGACCGGATTCTGAACTGCTATGTTGCAAtgagacaattcattatctccAAGGTAGTGATTCTGAATCAGAGACCTCTCCTGGAGGGTCACCAAGACGGAAATCGCACACTGGTATCAAGCAAAAATATCAAAGTAAAAAACTGAAGAGGTTTAGTAAGGCAGCTAGTCAGATATTTTCGAAACTGAAACTAGAATCCAAAAGTATAAGAGGAAAAGACAGGAGGAAGCACACTGATAAAAGCGACGATGACTCCGATGATGAAGATGTACTACCAATCTCAAGGAGACGTTCAAGGTCATTGACCAGCAGGGTAATGAAACGATTTGGGCACAAGGATGAAGATGTTACACACGAAAGCTCTGATAGTCCCAAGGCTGATGCAACCACAGTCAAAAGCACATCGATGTCTTCTGAtgagaaagaaaagcaaaagatAAAGCATAAAAAACAAGCCACAAAAAGGTCTTCCTCTTCAAGCAGGCATAGAAAATCACGACAATCCCCGCTTGTTAATTTTGCAAAGTTTGATCCAGAGAAGTATCCCATTGAATGTACCGAAGAAATCGAAAGAGCAGTGAGGGAAAGGGAAATAGAGGAGGGAATTTCTGTTGCTGCAATCGATTCACATGTACCCATCTCCCCAGGTGCAGTCGTACCAGCATCTGATATACTTGCTCGTCTGCAAAGAACAACAGTACCAGATACCTGTATGACAGTAACCACATTGCCTGAAGCCGGTGAAGCAAGTTCAAGCTCTTACCAAGTTGTTGATGCTCCAACACATACCACAGAAGATATCTATGATCTTTATGGATCGTTGACCCCATCAGGAACCTTCATACCTCGTACTGTTCATACTCAGATTGACTACATGCATTGTCTCGTCCCTGATCAGTGGAACATCATGAAGTCTCCTTACTATTGGGGTAAAATTGATCGATACGAGGCAGATATGTTGTTAGATAACAAGCCAGAAGGTACATTTCTCTTGCGGGATAGTGCCCAAGAAGAGTTCCTCTTCTCTGTCAGCTTTTGCAGGTATGGACGCACCCTTCATGCACGGATAGAACAATGGAATCACAAATTCAGCTTCGACGCTCATGACCCAGGAGTTTATTCTTCGGACACCATCTGTAGCCTCCTCGAGCACTATAAGGATCCTAATTATTGTATGTTCTTTGAGCCAATGTTGACCAATCCACTACCTAGGGCCAATCCGTCATCTTTGATGGAGCTCAGTAGGGCAAGGGTATGCCAGCATGTTTCATACGATACCATTAGCTACCTGAAGTTGCCAAACAGTCTGAAAGAATTCTTGAGG